From a single Papaver somniferum cultivar HN1 unplaced genomic scaffold, ASM357369v1 unplaced-scaffold_19, whole genome shotgun sequence genomic region:
- the LOC113339085 gene encoding uncharacterized protein LOC113339085, translating to MNRAATAPRLELRTTAQLIKQTSVSFSTSLYTFLFLSLLLFFFRTSVENGTLIITSFIDRDPSLKALLSRIDLSGRNIKSSNTEDNSFSSSGSTSSGGGTSRSNFNNNRGRRRRRPFLHLSRVGTLDDDFFSTDDDIDNDRGLFGFGKKGMINVTTVNLSYLFRGYYDDDGVMLKEIVASGGFQFKDEGSVMNNDGGVVGNEEEEGDFQFFMKGLELGRFYIW from the coding sequence ATGAACAGAGCAGCAACAGCACCAAGATTAGAGTTACGAACaacagcacaactaatcaaacaaACCTCAGTATCATTCTCCACAAGTTTGTATACATTTTTATTTCTatctttattattattcttttttagAACTAGCGTTGAAAATGGAACTTTAATAATAACTTCATTCATCGATCGAGATCCATCTTTAAAAGCTCTATTATCTCGTATTGATTTATCTGGTAGAAATATTAAATCATCGAATACAGAAGATAATAGTTTCAGCAGTAGTGGTAGTACTAGTAGTGGTGGAGGAACGAGTAGATCTAATTTTAATAATAATCgtgggagaaggagaagaagacctTTTCTTCATCTAAGTCGAGTTGGTACTTTAGATGATGATTTCTTTTCTActgatgatgatattgataatgatagAGGTTTGTTTGGTTTTGGTAAGAAAGGGATGATTAATGTTACTACTGTGAATTTGAGTTATTTGTTTAGAggatattatgatgatgatgggGTTATGTTGAAAGAAATTGTTGCTTCTGGTGGGTTTCAATTTAAAGATGAGGGTTCGGTTATGAATAatgatggtggagttgttggGAATGAAGAGGAAGAAGGGGATTTTCAGTTTTTTATGAAGGGGTTGGAATTGGGGCGGTTTTATATTTGGTAA
- the LOC113338633 gene encoding putative F-box/LRR-repeat protein At3g58880: MDESNSPQSLMEDRISDLPDNLIHMILSFIDIKDVVQTSILSKRWQYIWRSLSTLNFDVSGHSWRRTGKFMNFVYNILLFRDDCRIQRFQLDCRNESIDSSHINTWIAKAVKHNVEELCIKSNTSNEFSIFSHCLCTCKSLTMFELKLPLRFNFGSEIVSTSSDNEKLANELFTKCPALESLALDISRCGRISLRISVPTLKHISLTSDSYMGVSKVTLCAPNLSSFICFTSLVEDYRLENLSSLVTADVRINIKQYDKISKIELHEKKKVSHAQRMVKLLGGIHNVKVLSLTNDFKVLAGAPEALDCQLPEFPNLQRLILKTWLSRGCIDAIIHLLKESPNLEFLELNIEPVILGAKHIWNSGASLPFKLHHLKHIVIRGLQGYGNNEVRFIKIMLKNAMALEKVVLFGKFSQEDSRTKKRTKNFKATLLAYPGASSIISFRVDPNLTSGTYMGGLEKDEHKEDKVNNIELHAAKKVSYAQSMVKVPLLTNNFKKHSLLLSMIHRMTHTNRESD, encoded by the exons ATGGATGAAAGCAATTCACCACAATCTCTTATGGAAGACAGAATCAGCGATTTACCAGATAATTTAATTCATATGATTCTGTCTTTCATTGACATCAAAGATGTTGTTCAGACCAGCATCTTGTCAAAAAGATGGCAATACATTTGGAGATCTCTATCAACTCTAAACTTCGACGTGTCTGGGCACAGTTGGCGCCGAACGGGAAAATTTATGAATTTTGTGTATAATATACTCTTGTTTCGTGACGATTGCCGTATACAGAGGTTTCAGCTTGATTGCCGTAATGAAAGCATTGATTCATCTCATATCAATACATGGATTGCTAAAGCTGTAAAACATAATGTTGAAGAGCTATGTATCAAGAGCAACACATCGAATGAATTCTCTATATTCTCGCACTGCTTATGTACTTGCAAATCATTGACAATGTTTGAGTTGAAGTTGCCACTGCGTTTCAACTTCGGTTCGGAGATTGTTTCTACTTCG TCTGATAACGAGAAATTAGCTAATGAGTTATTTACTAAGTGTCCAGCTCTGGAGTCGCTGGCCTTGGATATCAGTAGATGTGGACGTATAAGTCTCCGCATTTCTGTGCCCACTCTAAAGCATATCAGCCTTACAAGTGATTCTTACATGGGCGTCAGCAAGGTCACACTATGTGCTCCAAATCTCTCATCCTTCATCTGCTTTACTAGCCTGGTAGAAGATTACCGTCTGGAGAATCTTTCTTCTCTTGTTACTGCTGATGTCAGAATCAACATTAAACAGTATGATAAGATAAGCAAAATCGAGCTTCACGAAAAAAAGAAAGTGTCTCATGCTCAACGTATGGTGAAATTATTGGGAGGGATACACAACGTGAAAGTTCTGTCGTTAACAAATGATTTTAAG GTTTTAGCAGGAGCTCCTGAAGCTTTGGACTGTCAGCTTCCTGAATTTCCAAATCTCCAAAGGTTGATCCTTAAAACCTGGCTCTCAAGAGGTTGCATAGACGCAATAATACATTTACTCAAGGAGTCTCCTAATCTAGAGTTTCTGGAGCTAAACATAGAACCG GTGATTTTAGGTGCAAAACATATTTGGAACTCAGGAGCATCATTGCCATTTAAGTTGCATCACCTCAAGCATATTGTGATTCGGGGTCTCCAAGGATATGGTAATAATGAAGTACGAtttataaaaatcatgttgaaaAATGCCATGGCCTTGGAGAAAGTTGTTCTTTTCGGTAAATTTTCTCAAGAAGACTCACGGACAAAGAAACGAACCAAGAACTTCAAAGCGACACTTCTTGCATATCCAGGAGCTTCTAGTATCATCTCGTTCAGGGTCGACCCCAA CCTTACAAGTGGTACTTACATGGGCGGCCTTGAGAAG GATGAGCATAAAGAAGACAAGGTAAACAACATCGAGCTTCATGCAGCAAAGAAAGTGTCTTATGCTCAAAGCATGGTGAAAGTTCCATTGTTAACAAACAATTTTAAGAAACACAGCCTGCTACTTTCAATGATACATCGCATGACGCATACAAACAGGGAATCTGATTGA